In one window of Burkholderia sp. NRF60-BP8 DNA:
- a CDS encoding nitrate regulatory protein codes for MPATALQFALLAKHQEIASLRHLAEQIELVDLLGRLIHALQRERGATSIYLASSGKRFVAERAASRGESAPLVAQLRARLDLELTPARGSTSRLLSLIAWVLLDLESLDVLREQVDHLALSAPDSVQAFSTVIGGLVELIFQFADSAADPSVSRTLIALVHVVEGKEEAGQERAVGAHMFAAGTFSADQQQRLLYLIAAQERSLEVFASFASAAQNAWWENRMTEPHMAALEKLRRVLCTAHAGDALDTALSEAWFDAASARIDDLWHLQIALTLQVQETCNARIDDAHRTLRDSERLMAHLRNNPPPHIQALAQFFAGDPLSARAAVHELPGRLSGSDQWTLASLKSLLESQSARLAGAEVELDAARRALYERKLVQRAKNTLMTRFSLREDEAYRMLQKASMDGNRPLADIAEDALTSPERFIDEHAQPSARRRTQRSASRTPHDDGTT; via the coding sequence ATGCCCGCCACCGCCTTGCAATTCGCACTGCTCGCCAAGCATCAGGAAATCGCGTCCCTGCGCCACTTGGCCGAGCAAATCGAATTGGTCGACCTGCTCGGCCGCCTGATCCATGCGCTGCAGCGCGAGCGCGGCGCCACCAGCATCTATTTGGCGTCGAGCGGCAAGCGCTTTGTCGCCGAACGCGCGGCTTCGCGCGGCGAATCGGCGCCGCTCGTCGCGCAGTTGCGCGCGCGCCTGGATCTGGAGCTGACGCCCGCACGCGGCTCGACGTCGCGCCTGCTGTCGCTGATCGCCTGGGTGCTGCTCGACCTGGAATCGCTGGATGTGCTGCGCGAACAGGTCGACCATCTTGCGCTGTCGGCGCCGGATTCCGTCCAGGCGTTCAGTACCGTGATCGGCGGCCTGGTGGAGCTGATTTTCCAGTTTGCCGACAGCGCGGCGGATCCGTCGGTGTCGCGCACGCTGATTGCTCTCGTCCATGTCGTCGAGGGCAAGGAGGAGGCGGGACAGGAACGCGCCGTCGGCGCGCACATGTTCGCGGCGGGCACGTTTTCGGCGGACCAGCAGCAGCGCCTGCTGTATCTGATCGCCGCTCAGGAGCGCAGTCTCGAAGTCTTCGCGAGCTTCGCAAGCGCGGCGCAAAACGCATGGTGGGAAAACCGCATGACGGAGCCGCACATGGCGGCGCTCGAGAAGCTGCGCCGCGTACTGTGCACGGCGCACGCCGGCGATGCGCTCGATACCGCCCTGAGTGAAGCATGGTTCGACGCCGCGAGCGCCCGCATCGACGATCTCTGGCACCTTCAGATTGCGCTGACGCTGCAGGTGCAGGAAACGTGCAACGCGCGAATCGACGACGCGCACCGAACGCTGCGCGACTCCGAGCGCCTGATGGCGCATTTGCGAAACAATCCGCCCCCGCATATCCAGGCGCTCGCCCAGTTCTTCGCCGGCGATCCGTTGTCGGCGCGCGCGGCGGTTCACGAACTGCCGGGACGCCTCTCCGGCTCCGACCAGTGGACGCTCGCCAGCCTGAAATCCCTGCTGGAGTCGCAATCGGCGCGATTGGCCGGCGCGGAGGTCGAGCTCGACGCGGCACGTCGTGCGCTCTACGAACGAAAGCTGGTGCAGCGTGCGAAAAATACGCTGATGACGCGCTTCAGCCTGCGGGAGGACGAAGCGTATCGGATGCTGCAGAAAGCGTCAATGGACGGCAATCGGCCGCTTGCCGATATCGCGGAAGACGCGCTGACGTCGCCCGAGCGATTCATCGACGAGCACGCGCAGCCTTCCGCGCGACGCCGTACGCAGCGAAGCGCGTCGCGGACACCGCACGACGACGGCACGACCTGA
- a CDS encoding universal stress protein: MSYKSMVVHLDTSARAHSRLEFALHLARRFGAHLTGLFAVYTPEPHSFYVMAGSADYFRAHREARDERRAALERLFHAETARAKVPATWVRADERANVAVPRAARLADLVIAGQSDPNDPETYIDDQFPENLVLSAGRPVLFWPYTGEFPSVGERVFVAWDGSREAARAAHDALPFLEHAKRTTVVAVVDGDSESAPTRIPAADAALMLARHARDVKVLDIATGSGASVGDTLLSRAYETGSDLLVMGAYGHPRWRELMIGGATRTVLASMTLPVLMSH; the protein is encoded by the coding sequence ATGAGCTACAAAAGCATGGTCGTGCACCTCGATACGAGCGCTCGCGCACATTCGCGTCTCGAGTTCGCGTTGCATCTCGCCCGGCGCTTCGGCGCGCATCTCACCGGGCTGTTCGCGGTCTACACACCCGAGCCGCATTCGTTCTACGTGATGGCCGGTTCCGCCGACTATTTCCGGGCGCATCGCGAAGCGCGCGACGAGCGGCGCGCGGCGCTGGAGCGTCTGTTTCATGCGGAAACCGCTCGTGCAAAAGTGCCGGCAACCTGGGTTCGCGCCGACGAGCGCGCGAATGTGGCCGTGCCGCGCGCCGCGCGACTCGCCGATCTGGTGATCGCGGGCCAAAGCGACCCGAACGATCCCGAAACCTATATCGACGATCAGTTTCCCGAGAACCTCGTGTTGTCCGCCGGCCGCCCGGTGCTGTTCTGGCCGTACACGGGAGAATTTCCGTCAGTCGGCGAGCGGGTTTTCGTCGCTTGGGACGGCAGTCGAGAAGCCGCTCGCGCCGCGCACGACGCACTTCCGTTCCTGGAGCATGCGAAGCGCACGACGGTGGTCGCCGTGGTCGACGGCGATTCGGAGTCCGCACCCACACGGATTCCGGCCGCCGATGCCGCGCTGATGCTGGCGCGCCACGCGCGCGACGTGAAGGTGCTCGACATCGCGACCGGCAGCGGCGCGTCGGTCGGCGACACGCTCCTGTCGCGCGCTTATGAAACGGGCTCCGACCTGCTCGTGATGGGCGCCTACGGCCATCCGCGCTGGCGCGAACTGATGATCGGCGGCGCCACGCGCACGGTGCTGGCGTCGATGACGCTGCCGGTGCTGATGTCGCACTGA
- a CDS encoding NAD-dependent succinate-semialdehyde dehydrogenase, producing the protein MANVTYTDTQLLIDGEWVDAASGKTIDVVNPATGKPIGKVAHAGIADLDRALAAAQRGFEAWRKVPAHERAATMRKAAALVRERADTIAQLMTQEQGKPLAEARIEVLSAADIIEWFADEGRRVYGRIVPPRNLGAQQTVVKEPVGPVAAFTPWNFPVNQVVRKLSAALATGCSFLVKAPEETPASPAALLRAFVDAGVPAGVIGLVYGDPAEISSYLIPHPVIRKVTFTGSTPVGKQLAALAGQHMKRATMELGGHAPVIVAEDADVALAVKAAGGAKFRNAGQVCISPTRFLVHNSIRDEFTRALVKHAEGLKVGNGLDEGTTLGALANPRRLTAMASVVDNARKVGASIETGGERIGAEGNFFAPTVIANVPLEADVFNNEPFGPVAAIRGFDKLEDAIAEANRLPFGLAGYAFTRAFANVHLLTQRLEVGMLWINQPATPWPEMPFGGVKDSGYGSEGGPEALEPYLVTKSVTVMAV; encoded by the coding sequence ATGGCTAACGTGACTTATACGGATACGCAACTGCTGATCGACGGCGAGTGGGTCGACGCCGCGAGCGGCAAGACGATCGACGTCGTGAACCCGGCGACCGGCAAGCCGATCGGCAAGGTGGCCCACGCGGGCATCGCCGATCTCGACCGTGCGCTCGCCGCCGCGCAGCGCGGCTTCGAAGCATGGCGCAAGGTGCCCGCCCACGAGCGCGCGGCGACGATGCGCAAGGCGGCCGCACTGGTGCGCGAACGTGCGGACACGATCGCGCAGTTGATGACGCAGGAGCAGGGCAAGCCGCTCGCCGAAGCGCGCATCGAAGTGCTGTCGGCGGCCGACATCATCGAATGGTTCGCGGACGAGGGCCGCCGCGTGTACGGCCGGATCGTGCCGCCGCGCAACCTCGGTGCGCAGCAGACGGTCGTGAAGGAGCCGGTCGGCCCGGTCGCGGCGTTCACGCCGTGGAATTTCCCGGTCAACCAGGTGGTGCGCAAGCTGAGCGCCGCGCTCGCGACCGGCTGTTCGTTCCTCGTGAAGGCGCCGGAAGAAACCCCGGCATCGCCGGCCGCGCTGCTGCGCGCGTTCGTCGACGCCGGTGTGCCGGCCGGCGTGATCGGCCTCGTATACGGCGATCCGGCTGAAATCTCGTCGTACCTGATCCCGCACCCGGTGATCCGCAAGGTCACGTTCACGGGTTCGACGCCGGTCGGCAAGCAGTTGGCCGCGCTCGCGGGCCAGCACATGAAGCGCGCGACGATGGAACTGGGCGGCCACGCGCCGGTGATCGTCGCCGAGGACGCGGACGTCGCGCTTGCGGTGAAGGCCGCCGGCGGTGCGAAGTTCCGCAACGCGGGGCAGGTCTGCATTTCGCCGACGCGCTTCCTCGTGCACAACAGCATCCGCGACGAATTCACGCGCGCGCTGGTCAAGCATGCGGAAGGGCTGAAGGTCGGCAACGGCCTCGACGAAGGCACGACGCTCGGCGCGCTCGCGAATCCGCGGCGGCTGACCGCGATGGCGTCGGTTGTCGACAACGCGCGCAAGGTCGGCGCGAGCATCGAGACCGGCGGCGAGCGCATCGGCGCGGAAGGCAACTTCTTCGCACCGACCGTGATCGCGAACGTGCCGCTCGAAGCGGACGTGTTCAACAACGAGCCGTTCGGCCCGGTCGCGGCGATTCGCGGCTTCGACAAGCTCGAGGACGCGATCGCCGAGGCGAACCGACTGCCGTTCGGGCTGGCCGGCTACGCGTTCACGCGCGCGTTCGCGAACGTGCATCTGCTGACGCAGCGCCTCGAAGTCGGGATGCTGTGGATCAACCAGCCGGCGACGCCGTGGCCGGAAATGCCGTTCGGCGGCGTGAAGGATTCGGGCTACGGGTCGGAAGGCGGGCCGGAAGCGCTGGAGCCGTATCTCGTCACGAAGTCGGTGACGGTGATGGCCGTCTGA
- a CDS encoding formate/nitrite transporter family protein: MAYLTPNEFVTRMVDAGESKLSMSTRDTLIRAYMAGAILALAAAFAVSITINTGNALAGSLLFPVGFCMLYLLGFDLLTGVFTLAPLAVIDRRPGATWGGVFRNWTLVFFGNFAGALTVALFMAIIFTFGFSEAPNAIGQKIGGIGEARTLGYAAHGAAGMLTLFVRGVMCNWMVSTGVVAAMMSTSVPGKVIAMWMPILVFFYMGFEHSVVNMFLFPSGLMLGAHFTIVDYLLWNEIPTVLGNLVGGLVFVGAALYSTHYKTAPKRAPASPVGVVARKA, translated from the coding sequence ATGGCCTACCTCACGCCCAACGAATTCGTCACCAGGATGGTCGACGCCGGTGAATCGAAGCTGTCGATGTCGACCCGCGATACGCTGATTCGCGCGTACATGGCTGGCGCGATCCTCGCGCTCGCAGCCGCCTTCGCAGTCAGCATCACGATCAACACCGGCAACGCACTGGCCGGTTCGCTGCTGTTTCCGGTCGGATTCTGCATGCTGTACCTGCTCGGCTTCGATCTGCTCACGGGCGTCTTCACGCTCGCGCCGCTCGCGGTGATCGATCGCCGGCCCGGCGCGACCTGGGGAGGCGTGTTCCGCAACTGGACGCTGGTGTTCTTCGGCAATTTCGCGGGCGCGCTGACGGTCGCGCTGTTCATGGCGATCATCTTCACATTCGGCTTTTCGGAAGCGCCGAACGCAATCGGACAGAAGATCGGCGGTATCGGCGAAGCACGCACGCTCGGTTATGCGGCGCACGGCGCCGCCGGCATGCTCACGCTGTTCGTGCGCGGCGTGATGTGCAACTGGATGGTGTCGACCGGCGTGGTCGCGGCGATGATGTCGACGTCCGTACCCGGCAAGGTGATCGCGATGTGGATGCCGATCCTCGTGTTCTTCTACATGGGCTTCGAGCACTCGGTCGTGAACATGTTCCTGTTCCCGTCCGGCCTGATGCTCGGCGCCCACTTCACGATCGTCGACTATCTGCTGTGGAACGAGATCCCGACGGTACTCGGCAACTTGGTCGGCGGGCTGGTGTTCGTCGGCGCGGCGCTGTACAGCACGCACTACAAGACCGCACCGAAACGCGCGCCCGCTTCGCCGGTGGGTGTTGTTGCGCGCAAGGCCTGA
- a CDS encoding MBL fold metallo-hydrolase RNA specificity domain-containing protein, with the protein MKLTFLGATETVTGSKYLIEHGNTRVLVDCGLFQGTKNLRLRNWSPLPVAPDTLDAVVLTHAHIDHSGYLPVLAREGFRGPVYCTAATAELCDIMLRDSARLQEEEADFANRHGYSRHHPAQPLYTLDDAQRALHLLKPVAFDECTALGGGLAFRLLPAGHILGAASVVMHWDHKVLAFSGDLGRYHDPIMQPPLPPAHADYLVVESTYGDRLHPASDPENELATLLDKTFARGGVVVMPCFTVGRAQEILHYIARLKASGRMARVPVFVDSPMATDVTEIYRHHILEHRLTLSEANALGHAATMIRSVEQSKAIAEHHGPMVIIAGSGMATGGRVLHHLSRYAPDARNTIALVGYQAAGTRGAALAAHEPTVKIHGEYVRVRAQVESIAALSAHADYEEILQWLGTMRPAPVRTFVTHGEPAAADALRRRISERLHWPCEVPTYAQSVDLDAVESGDACEPAALSS; encoded by the coding sequence ATGAAACTGACTTTTCTTGGTGCGACCGAAACCGTGACCGGCTCGAAATACCTGATCGAGCACGGCAATACCCGCGTGCTGGTCGATTGCGGCCTGTTCCAGGGCACGAAGAACCTGCGGCTGCGCAACTGGAGCCCGTTGCCGGTTGCGCCCGACACGCTCGACGCGGTCGTGCTCACGCACGCGCATATCGACCATAGCGGCTATCTTCCGGTGCTGGCGCGCGAAGGCTTTCGCGGCCCGGTGTACTGCACGGCAGCCACGGCCGAACTCTGCGACATCATGCTGCGCGACAGCGCGCGGCTGCAGGAAGAGGAAGCCGACTTCGCGAATCGCCACGGCTACTCGAGGCATCATCCCGCGCAACCGCTCTACACGCTGGACGACGCGCAGCGCGCACTGCACCTGCTGAAGCCCGTCGCGTTCGACGAGTGCACCGCGCTCGGCGGCGGGCTGGCGTTCCGCCTGCTGCCGGCCGGCCACATTCTCGGCGCCGCGAGCGTCGTGATGCACTGGGATCACAAGGTGCTCGCATTCTCGGGCGACCTCGGACGCTATCACGACCCGATCATGCAGCCGCCGCTGCCCCCGGCGCATGCCGATTATCTCGTCGTCGAATCGACCTACGGCGACCGGCTGCATCCCGCATCGGACCCCGAGAACGAGCTGGCCACGCTGCTCGACAAGACGTTCGCGCGAGGCGGGGTCGTCGTGATGCCTTGCTTCACCGTCGGCCGCGCGCAGGAAATCCTGCATTACATCGCACGACTGAAGGCGTCCGGCCGCATGGCGCGCGTGCCGGTGTTCGTCGACAGCCCGATGGCGACCGACGTGACCGAAATCTATCGCCACCATATCCTCGAGCACCGGCTGACGCTTTCGGAAGCGAACGCGCTCGGCCACGCGGCGACGATGATCCGGTCGGTCGAGCAATCGAAGGCGATTGCAGAACACCACGGCCCGATGGTCATCATCGCCGGAAGCGGCATGGCGACGGGCGGGCGCGTACTCCATCACCTGAGCCGCTACGCGCCCGATGCGCGCAACACGATCGCCCTCGTCGGCTATCAGGCTGCCGGCACGCGCGGAGCGGCACTGGCCGCGCACGAGCCGACCGTCAAGATTCACGGCGAATACGTGCGCGTGCGCGCCCAGGTCGAGTCGATCGCCGCGTTGTCCGCCCATGCCGACTACGAGGAGATTCTCCAGTGGCTCGGCACGATGCGGCCCGCGCCCGTACGAACCTTCGTCACGCATGGCGAGCCGGCAGCGGCCGACGCATTGCGGCGGCGCATTTCGGAGCGATTGCACTGGCCGTGCGAAGTACCGACTTACGCGCAGAGCGTCGATCTCGATGCGGTCGAATCGGGCGATGCGTGCGAGCCGGCTGCCCTTTCCTCCTGA
- a CDS encoding zinc-dependent alcohol dehydrogenase family protein, translated as MKALVYHGPGRKALEERPEPELQSPTDAIVRVTRTTICGTDLHILKGDVPTCEPGRILGHEGVGIVEQVGAAVESLKPGDHVLISCISSCGRCEYCRRGLYSHCTTGGWILGNRIDGTQAEYVRIPHAQTSLYRIPAGADEDALVMLSDILPTGFECGVLNGKVQPGCSVAIVGAGPIGLAALLTAQFYSPAQVIMIDPDDNRLEIARHFGATDCFDGRAGDPVAQVMKLTDGVGVDCAIEAVGIPATFEMCTSLVAPGGVVANVGVHGVKADLHLEKLWDRNISITTRLVDTVSTPMLLKTVRAGRIDPTRLITHRFSLDDVERAYDTFGRAAQTHALKVIIEVR; from the coding sequence ATGAAAGCACTCGTGTACCACGGGCCGGGGCGCAAGGCGCTCGAGGAACGCCCCGAGCCGGAACTGCAGTCGCCCACCGATGCGATCGTCCGCGTCACGCGCACGACGATCTGCGGCACCGATCTGCATATCCTCAAGGGCGACGTACCGACGTGCGAACCCGGCCGCATTCTCGGCCATGAGGGCGTCGGCATCGTCGAGCAAGTGGGCGCCGCGGTCGAATCGCTGAAACCGGGCGATCACGTGCTCATTTCATGCATCTCGTCGTGCGGCCGCTGCGAATACTGCCGTCGCGGACTCTATTCGCACTGCACGACCGGCGGCTGGATCCTCGGCAACCGGATCGACGGCACACAGGCCGAGTATGTGCGCATCCCGCACGCGCAGACGAGCCTGTACCGGATTCCGGCGGGCGCGGACGAGGACGCGCTCGTGATGCTGTCCGATATCCTGCCGACCGGATTCGAATGCGGGGTGTTGAACGGCAAGGTGCAGCCGGGCTGCTCGGTCGCGATCGTCGGCGCGGGTCCGATCGGGCTGGCCGCATTGCTGACCGCGCAGTTCTACTCGCCTGCGCAGGTCATCATGATCGATCCGGACGACAACCGGCTCGAGATCGCGCGGCACTTCGGCGCGACCGACTGCTTCGACGGCCGTGCCGGCGACCCGGTGGCGCAAGTGATGAAGTTGACCGACGGCGTCGGCGTGGATTGTGCGATCGAGGCGGTCGGCATTCCGGCAACGTTCGAAATGTGCACGTCGCTGGTCGCGCCCGGCGGGGTCGTCGCGAACGTGGGCGTACATGGCGTCAAGGCGGACCTGCACCTGGAGAAGCTGTGGGACCGCAACATCTCGATCACGACGCGGCTCGTCGACACGGTCAGCACGCCGATGCTGCTGAAGACCGTGCGCGCCGGGCGTATCGACCCGACGCGCCTGATCACGCACCGGTTCTCGCTCGACGACGTCGAGCGCGCGTACGACACGTTCGGGCGCGCCGCGCAGACCCACGCATTGAAGGTCATCATCGAAGTCCGTTGA
- a CDS encoding cytochrome c produces the protein MRHLTLNPSLNALRASLLALSALVAGTVAHAAQTAPADSALVARGAYLAKAGDCVACHTAPRGTPFAGGLKMVTPMGAIYTTNITPDPETGIGGYTEADFAAALRKGVAKDGHHLYPAMPYPSYAKLKDDDVKALYAYFMHGVEPVKQANRASDIPWPLNMRWPLALWNMVFLDTTPYADKPAKDAMWNRGAYLVQGLGHCGSCHTPRGVGFQEKALDESGAAFLSGALIDNWFASNLTGEHNTGLGRWNEADVAQFLKTGANQHATAFGSMVSVINHSTQELTDDDLAAISRYLKSLPAAGGTGAPPYRYDPKATQAVLGRPATDPGAKVYNAYCLHCHGVDGRGYAPLLAPLAGNPNVLEADASSLINVTLNGSDTLVIGGVPSAYPMPAFSNQLNDRQIADVLTFMRAGWNNGAPAVQAADVAKLRKATAAAH, from the coding sequence ATGCGACATCTCACCCTGAACCCGAGCCTGAACGCGCTCCGTGCCTCGTTGCTCGCGCTGTCCGCACTGGTGGCCGGCACGGTCGCGCATGCCGCTCAGACGGCGCCCGCCGACAGCGCGCTCGTCGCACGCGGTGCATATCTCGCGAAAGCCGGCGACTGCGTCGCGTGCCACACCGCGCCGCGCGGCACGCCGTTCGCGGGCGGCCTGAAGATGGTCACGCCGATGGGCGCGATCTACACGACCAACATCACGCCCGATCCGGAGACAGGCATCGGCGGCTATACCGAAGCCGATTTCGCCGCCGCGTTGCGCAAGGGCGTCGCGAAGGACGGTCACCACCTGTATCCGGCGATGCCGTATCCGTCGTACGCGAAGCTGAAGGACGACGACGTGAAGGCGCTGTATGCGTACTTCATGCACGGCGTCGAACCGGTGAAGCAGGCGAACCGGGCGTCCGACATCCCGTGGCCGCTCAACATGCGCTGGCCGCTCGCGTTGTGGAACATGGTGTTCCTCGACACGACGCCCTACGCGGACAAGCCCGCGAAGGATGCGATGTGGAACCGCGGCGCGTATCTGGTGCAGGGGCTCGGACACTGCGGGTCGTGCCACACGCCGCGCGGCGTCGGCTTCCAGGAGAAGGCGCTCGACGAAAGCGGCGCGGCGTTCCTGTCGGGCGCCTTGATCGACAACTGGTTCGCGTCGAACCTGACCGGCGAGCACAACACCGGGCTCGGCCGCTGGAACGAGGCCGACGTCGCGCAGTTCCTGAAGACCGGCGCTAACCAGCACGCGACCGCGTTCGGTTCGATGGTGAGCGTGATCAACCACAGCACGCAGGAACTGACCGACGACGATCTGGCCGCGATCTCGCGCTACCTGAAATCGCTGCCGGCGGCAGGCGGCACGGGTGCGCCGCCGTACCGCTACGATCCGAAGGCGACGCAGGCCGTGCTGGGCCGGCCGGCAACCGATCCGGGCGCGAAGGTGTATAACGCTTACTGCCTGCATTGCCACGGCGTGGACGGGCGCGGCTATGCGCCGCTGCTTGCTCCGCTCGCGGGCAATCCGAACGTGCTGGAGGCCGATGCGTCGTCGCTGATCAACGTGACGCTGAACGGCAGCGACACGCTCGTGATCGGCGGTGTGCCGTCCGCCTATCCGATGCCGGCATTCTCGAACCAGTTGAACGACCGGCAGATCGCCGACGTGCTGACGTTCATGCGCGCCGGCTGGAACAACGGCGCGCCGGCGGTGCAGGCGGCGGACGTCGCGAAACTCCGCAAGGCGACGGCGGCCGCGCACTGA